The Polyangium mundeleinium genome contains the following window.
ATGGAATCGCCCGTCGCGCGCACGGCGAACCATCCCTCCCCGCGCGCCTTCGTTGGCAGGCGGACCTGCTCCCCCTCGGGCGCGAGCGCGATCGGATCCCGCCTCGATCCTGCGGCCGCGCGGAGCGTGGGGAATGCAACGAGATGACCACGAAGGGCCTCGGCTTGCGGCTCGTCCGGTTCCACCCACAGGGAGCCTCCGGGGGAACGAAAGAATCGTACCCGGAAATTCGTCGCGGCCTCTCCTGCGGCAATGCCGAACCAGCGCCGCAGGAGATCCGGCAGCTCGTTCTTGTGCGAACCCACGGGACGGGCGACGATGCAATACTCCTTCATGAAGCGGAAGAGCCACAGGGTGCCGTCCGGGAGGCGTACGCTCGTTTCGTCGCGAGGGATCTCTCCTCGACCTTTCTGCGTAGGTAGCTTCAGAATGGGGTTCCCCTGCGTGTTCCGGAGGACCTTTGCGGAGAACGACACGCCGGCGACGTTTTCGGTTTGCCTCGCGCGGTACATCGCGAGCCGGTAGTCGACGAGCTCGCGCACCATCGACGAAAGCGCCTTTTCGCCGCCGGGGGGGCAGGGGATGCGTGAGACGAAGCGATCGCCTTCCAGCGCGAAGAAGCGCTTGCCGGGCCCGCTCGTCCATGCGGCGATCGGGTTGATCCGCCAGTATGCGGTGAACCGGCGCATGTCTGGGGCATGCACATCCGGGAAATCGGTCACGCCTTCCAGATCTCGCAAGAGCTCGGGGGACCGAGCCATGATGGCGTGACTCCGTTGCGCGAGCTCCGGGACGCCGAGCCCCTCTTGCAGCGCATCGGCCTCGAGCCATGCCTCCAGGGTCACCATCTTGTCGCACTTGTCATCGCGGTGACCTCGAGCTCCCGGAGAAACTCGCCTGCCACGTCGAGGACACGTTTCTCCGTCGCGTCGAGGTCGCCCATGGAGGCCACGAAATCGAAAAAGCCTCCGTGCGTGTCGCGCAACTTCTTGAGGCTGTACCCCATGCGGTACAGCTCGCCCGCGCGTGGCCTTTGCCCTCGGACCTCGCGCAGCTCGCGGTAGGCCTGCTCCGCCGGGCTTCCCCCCTGCGGCGGAAGCAACTTTGCCAAAAGATCTTTGGCTTCGAGCTCGAGGTCGATGGTACACCCGGGCGCCATTCTCGCGGCCTGGTTGCCTTCCAGGAAGTCGCGCAGGTTCGTGGGCTCGGGGCCGAGCGAGATCAGCGTGCGCACGCGCTCCAGGAACACACGATGATTGCCGACGAAATCGAGCACGACGAGCCGCGTTTTCCCGCTGGCGGAGCGTAGACCTCGGCCGAGCTGCTGGAGGAAAACGACGGGGGATTCCGTGGGACGTAGCATCACGACGCGGTCGATGAGGGGGACATCGATCCCTTCGTTGAAGAGATCCACCGTGCAGAGCGCGTCGAACGTCCCGTCGACGAGGGCTTGGATGGCATCCTCGCGCGGCGCCGAGGTCGGGCCCGAGTGAACGGAGGCTGCGCGGACGCCTTTCTCTTTCAGAAAAGCGCAGGCATGTTCGGCGTGGCGAATCGAGCCGCAGAAGACGAGCGTGCGCTGACCTGGATGTTCCTGCCAGGCGCGGAACATCCGTTCGAGCCGAGCGTCCGTGTCGATGGCTTCTTCGAGCGCCGAAGGGTCGAAGCGACGATTGCGAAAGGGAATGGACCCATAATTCGTGTCGTCCTCGAGCCCGAAGTAGGAGAAGGGCACGAGATGCTTTTGCTGGATCCCCACGCCGAGATCGGCGCGGTAAGCGACGTGGTCGTCGAAGAGCCCCGCCACGTCGGCTCCGTCGGCCCGCTCCGGGGTCGCGGTGAGGCCGAGGAGAAAACGAGGCCTCAGCCGGTCGATGATGCCGCGATAGCTGGGCGCCGTGCCGTGGTGGACCTCGTCGATGATGACGTAGTCGAATCCCTCGGGCGTGAGGCGTGCGAGATGGTCGGGGCGCGAGAGCTTCTGCACGGAGGCAAAGACGACCTGGCCCGACAAATCGCTCTTGTCGCCGACGAACCAGCCGAAGCGTGCGTCCGCCATGAGCGATAGCCTCCGGAAGGTTTTCGCGGCCTGGACGAGCAACTCCTCGCGATGGGCGAGGACGAGCACACGTGGACGCTGATTGTTCTCCACGCTCCACGCGGAGACGTCGAATGCGCCAAGCCACGTCTTGCCGAGCCCAGTGGCGAGCACCACGAGCGCCCGTGGATGGCTGCTTTCGCGACTCCGCCGCAACGCCGCGAGGGCTTCGCGTTGAAGTGCGTGCGGCTCGGGAGGCTTGGGCGGCGGGTCTTCCCGTTCAGGGGAGGAAGAGGGGAGGAGCGCTGGCAATGGGCGAGGAAGCTTCGCATACGTATCGATCCAGGCGGGAGAAAGCGGCAAGGCCGCATTCCACCAGCGATCGAAGGCGAGGACGATGGCCTGGTATGCGTCCGGATCACGGTCCTTTTCGACCCGCAGATTCCACTCGACACCCGAGCCGAGTGCCGGCTGAGAGATGTTGCTGGATCCGACGAACGCCGCCCCGAAGCCGGGGCCGGCGAAACGCCACGACTTCGGGTGAAACGACGGGATGCCTTTGGGGAGTTGCGCGATCTCGACGATGCGTGCCTCGAAGGACCCGGAGAGCTCCCTGGCCTCGGCGAGCGTGGCCACCATGCCCATCCAATCGAGCAACGTTCGGAGCGCCTCGGCGGACGTGATTTGAAGGTAATCGCTGGTGACGAGCCGGACGCGGGCTCCGTGCGCGAGGGCGGCGAAGACGTGGGCCTCGAGGAGGTCGAGCCCTCGCTCCTGGGTGAAGGCCGCGAGAATGGCGATGTCCGTCGCGCGGCGAAACAGCGGGTCGAGATGGGCGAGGAAAGGATCGTCCGTGCCGCCTTGCGCAAGGGGAGAGGAGCGATTCGCGAGATAGTTGCCTTTGCCCGGAATGACATGCCGCACGCCGCCGCGGGGATCGTCGACATCGCCGCGATACCGAGGGATGACGTGCACGTGCAGGTGCATGACGGTCTGTCCTGCGGCTTCCCCTGCATTGATGCCGATGTTGTAGCCGTCCGGGGAGAGCTCCGCGTCGAGCTTGCGCTTGACGTCGTCGACGAGTTCGAAGAGGGCCCTCTGCTCGTCGGGCGTCGCGTCGAACCAGGTCGCGACGAGGCGGCGCGGGATGACGAGGGTGTGGCCGTGGCTGACCGGGTAGAGGTCGGCGACCGCAAAGGCGAGGGCGTTGCTCGCGATCCAGGAGGATGAGGGGATCCTGAGGAAGGGCGACACGGCGGAAAGGGTAAGGGAAATATCCTCTCAGACGAAGCGCGAAGCCATCGCCGAGGTGGGTGGTTACCCTCTTCGAAGAGGGTCGCAGTCGTCGCTGGGTGGGTCGAGACCGTCCTCGGCCTGCACGAAGCCATCGGCGGGGTGGGTGGTTACCCTCCTTGAAGAGGGTCGCACCCGTCGGCGTGGTGGGTCGTGACGGTCGTCGACCTGCTGGAAGTCATCGGCGGGGTGGGTGGTTACCCTCCTTGAAGAGGGGTTCAGCCGTTGCCGGGGTGGGTCGTGATGGTCGTCGACCTGCCCGAAGCTATCGGCGCGGTGGTTCGCAAGGGGCCTCGTCCTGCCCGCAGCCGTCGCCGCAGGGGATCATGAGCCTCTTCGACCAGGGTCGCAGCCGTCTGCGCGGTGGGTCGCAAGGGTCCTCGACCTGCTCGAAGCCATCGCTGTGGTGGGGCGTGACGGTCCTCGACCTGCTCGGAACCCCCTCAGGTCACCTGTGCGGGCAGGTCGCGACCGGGTCACCGCCCGCGTTCGCGTCCCTATCTACGTCGTCACCCGACAGGTCCATCCGCGCTGCGGCAGGGGTGCGCCTCGGGGCAGCAAAGGACCCCGAGGTGACCATCCACCGGCTCGGCGATCGTGGGAACGGAGTCCAAGGAGGGGTCGTTGAGGGGGCTCCTCGCAGGAGCCAACTCCTCAACGATTTCCGCTTTGGTGGGTCGACAGGGACTCGAACCCTGGACCTACGGGTTAAAAGCCCGCAGCTCTACCGACTGAGCTATCGACCCTGGACATTCCGGCGGGGTTGTCCCTCCGGCACATCGCGGGCGCACCCTAGCACGATCCGGCCCGTCTGCGACAAGCAGGAAACGCTCCCTCCCGTCCGTCCACCCTCTTCCACCCTCCGCCCCCGCCGCCGCTTCCGCCTCCGCATCCGTTCCCTCGCCTTCCTGCCGCAGCCGCGCTAAGAGGCGGTCCACCATGTCCGAGCGCCGGGAAACGTCGGAGTCCTTCGGGGCCCTGTTCGAGCAAGCGGGCGGTGGTCGCCAGGAGCGACGCCGCTTCCACGTGGGCGACAAGCTCGAAGTGACCATCGTCGTCGTCGCCCAGAACGCCGTCTTCGCCGATCTCGGCGGCAAGCAAGAGGGCTTTTTCGAACGGATCGACCTCACCGATCCCGACGGGAAGCTGCTCGTCGCCGTCGGAAACAAGGTCAGCGCCACCGTCGCCGCCATCGAGCGCGGCACCGGCCAGGTCCGCCTGAGCCCCCTCTTCATCCGCAACGCCGAAGGCGATCCGCTCACCACCTCCATCGGCCTCGGCGCCAAAGGTCAGTCCCCCGTCCTCGTCGAGGGCGCGCGCGTCAAGGGCAGCGTCACCGGCGTCGAGCGCTACGGCGTGTTCGTGCAGATCGCAGGCACCCAAGGGCGCAACGGCCGCGGTCTCATCCCCACCGTGGAGACCGGCACGCCGCGCGGCGCAGACCTGAAGAAGCACTTCACCGTCGGCCAAGAGGTCGAAACAAAGATCGTGAACATCGATCAGGAGGGCAAGATCCGCCTGTCGATCACCGCAGTCGCGCGCGACGAGGAGCGCAACTCGTTCGAGAAGTTCAAGGACGGGGGCAGCGCCGAGGCAGCCGAGGCAGCAGCGGACAAACCCAAGGCCGATGGGAAGAAGGCGCCGCAAGGCGGCGCGAAGAAGCCCGAGCCGCGCGGGTTCGGGACGCTCGGAGATCTGCTGTCGAAGAAGAAGAAGTGACAGTCCGAGAATCCGTGCGCATCGCATGCATGCGCGTGGCCGGTCCGGACGTGCCGCTGCCGGCGTACCAATCCGCAGGCGCCGTCGGGCTCGATCTGTGCGCAGCCGTGGTCGACGAGGTGTCGATCGGTCGCGGCGAGCGCAAGCTCGTGCCAACAGGCGTGCGTGTCGCCATCCCCGAAGGATACGAGGGGCAGGTGCGGCCACGCTCAGGGCTCGCGCTGAAGCACGGGATCACCGTGCTAAACGCACCAGGGACGATCGATCCGGATTACCGCGGCGAGCTGATGGTGCTGCTCATCAACCACGGCGACGCACCGTTCGTCGTGCGTCGCGGAGAGCGGATCGCACAGCTCGTGATCTGTCCCGTGGCGCGCGCCGAGCTCGTCGTCGCAGAGTCACTCGACGAGACGGTACGCGGCGTCGGCGGGTACGGTTCGACCGGGCAGTGAGAGGCGAGCATGCCTGGAGCGCGGAGCTGGGGCTTTGCCCCAGGCCCCACCGGGGCTGTCCGCCCCTGGACCCGGACCAGCGC
Protein-coding sequences here:
- a CDS encoding S1 RNA-binding domain-containing protein codes for the protein MSERRETSESFGALFEQAGGGRQERRRFHVGDKLEVTIVVVAQNAVFADLGGKQEGFFERIDLTDPDGKLLVAVGNKVSATVAAIERGTGQVRLSPLFIRNAEGDPLTTSIGLGAKGQSPVLVEGARVKGSVTGVERYGVFVQIAGTQGRNGRGLIPTVETGTPRGADLKKHFTVGQEVETKIVNIDQEGKIRLSITAVARDEERNSFEKFKDGGSAEAAEAAADKPKADGKKAPQGGAKKPEPRGFGTLGDLLSKKKK
- a CDS encoding DEAD/DEAH box helicase family protein; this translates as MSPFLRIPSSSWIASNALAFAVADLYPVSHGHTLVIPRRLVATWFDATPDEQRALFELVDDVKRKLDAELSPDGYNIGINAGEAAGQTVMHLHVHVIPRYRGDVDDPRGGVRHVIPGKGNYLANRSSPLAQGGTDDPFLAHLDPLFRRATDIAILAAFTQERGLDLLEAHVFAALAHGARVRLVTSDYLQITSAEALRTLLDWMGMVATLAEARELSGSFEARIVEIAQLPKGIPSFHPKSWRFAGPGFGAAFVGSSNISQPALGSGVEWNLRVEKDRDPDAYQAIVLAFDRWWNAALPLSPAWIDTYAKLPRPLPALLPSSSPEREDPPPKPPEPHALQREALAALRRSRESSHPRALVVLATGLGKTWLGAFDVSAWSVENNQRPRVLVLAHREELLVQAAKTFRRLSLMADARFGWFVGDKSDLSGQVVFASVQKLSRPDHLARLTPEGFDYVIIDEVHHGTAPSYRGIIDRLRPRFLLGLTATPERADGADVAGLFDDHVAYRADLGVGIQQKHLVPFSYFGLEDDTNYGSIPFRNRRFDPSALEEAIDTDARLERMFRAWQEHPGQRTLVFCGSIRHAEHACAFLKEKGVRAASVHSGPTSAPREDAIQALVDGTFDALCTVDLFNEGIDVPLIDRVVMLRPTESPVVFLQQLGRGLRSASGKTRLVVLDFVGNHRVFLERVRTLISLGPEPTNLRDFLEGNQAARMAPGCTIDLELEAKDLLAKLLPPQGGSPAEQAYRELREVRGQRPRAGELYRMGYSLKKLRDTHGGFFDFVASMGDLDATEKRVLDVAGEFLRELEVTAMTSATRW
- the dut gene encoding dUTP diphosphatase, coding for MRVAGPDVPLPAYQSAGAVGLDLCAAVVDEVSIGRGERKLVPTGVRVAIPEGYEGQVRPRSGLALKHGITVLNAPGTIDPDYRGELMVLLINHGDAPFVVRRGERIAQLVICPVARAELVVAESLDETVRGVGGYGSTGQ